From bacterium, the proteins below share one genomic window:
- a CDS encoding NifU family protein, which produces MREKIEKVLNEDIKPMLAMDGGSIELIEVKDGIVEVRLTGACGGCPMAQLTLTKVVETKLKEKIPEVKRVESV; this is translated from the coding sequence ATGCGAGAAAAGATAGAAAAGGTGCTAAATGAGGATATAAAACCAATGCTTGCCATGGATGGTGGGAGCATTGAGCTTATTGAGGTAAAGGATGGAATAGTGGAAGTAAGGCTTACAGGAGCATGTGGTGGTTGTCCTATGGCTCAGCTGACTCTCACTAAGGTTGTTGAGACAAAGCTTAAAGAGAAGATACCAGAGGTAAAGAGAGTGGAGTCAGTATAG
- a CDS encoding permease yields the protein MPKEIGLELIIGILLAALISTITPVVYFIKHWLPGGIGYLFALIFGLIMYMCSTGSVPLVHAFVSQGMNIGAGMVLLIAGPVTSYATILALRKEFGLKILCIYLLVIS from the coding sequence ATGCCAAAAGAAATTGGGCTCGAATTAATCATAGGAATTCTACTGGCTGCCCTTATATCCACAATTACACCGGTTGTGTATTTTATCAAACATTGGCTACCCGGCGGTATTGGCTATTTATTTGCACTTATATTTGGACTTATTATGTATATGTGCTCCACTGGAAGTGTTCCATTAGTTCATGCATTTGTTTCACAAGGAATGAATATAGGGGCAGGCATGGTATTACTTATTGCAGGCCCTGTCACAAGCTATGCAACTATTCTGGCTTTAAGGAAGGAATTCGGGCTTAAAATTCTATGCATTTACTTATTAGTTATTTCTTAA
- a CDS encoding permease encodes MIGIQFLLVLKQYIIEVLPALVIGFFLSGLIHEFVPIGQIKKYLGSGGIVPILYSTFVGTLLPLCCIGTLPIGLGLYKRGAKLGPVLAFLVATPATSITALLVTYSLLGIRFTGFLFFSVILLGIVIGTIGNFLNINPERTAFKEGLVNDPVCRMNIVEATATTTEYNGKSYYFCSPHCKATFIKEPVKY; translated from the coding sequence GTGATAGGAATTCAATTTTTACTTGTTCTTAAGCAGTATATTATTGAAGTACTGCCTGCTTTAGTAATCGGGTTCTTTCTTAGTGGGTTGATACATGAGTTTGTCCCTATTGGTCAGATAAAAAAATATTTGGGTAGTGGTGGGATAGTTCCAATTCTTTACTCAACTTTTGTTGGTACTTTACTCCCTCTCTGTTGTATAGGTACTCTTCCCATAGGACTAGGTTTATATAAAAGGGGGGCAAAACTTGGGCCAGTTCTTGCATTTTTAGTAGCAACACCAGCTACTTCAATAACAGCGTTACTCGTAACCTATAGTCTTCTTGGTATAAGGTTTACAGGTTTTCTTTTCTTCTCGGTCATTCTTCTTGGAATAGTTATTGGCACAATTGGCAACTTTCTAAATATTAATCCAGAAAGAACAGCTTTTAAAGAAGGGTTAGTGAATGACCCAGTTTGCAGAATGAATATAGTAGAGGCTACTGCTACAACTACAGAGTACAATGGCAAAAGCTACTATTTTTGTTCTCCACACTGTAAAGCTACATTTATAAAAGAGCCAGTAAAATATTGA
- the nifU gene encoding Fe-S cluster assembly scaffold protein NifU: protein MAFEYTKKVLEHFRNPRNVGVIENPDGVGKVTSPVCGDIMELYIKVKDDRIEDAKFQTFGCAAAVASSSILTEMIKGKTVEEALKITNERIAEALGGLPKEKVHCSVLAEDGVKSAIEDYQKKCKMRSAK from the coding sequence ATGGCTTTTGAATATACTAAGAAAGTTTTAGAACACTTCAGGAATCCAAGAAATGTGGGTGTGATAGAAAACCCTGATGGTGTAGGTAAGGTTACATCACCAGTTTGTGGTGATATAATGGAGCTTTATATAAAAGTGAAAGATGACAGGATTGAGGATGCTAAATTTCAGACTTTTGGGTGTGCAGCAGCAGTGGCTTCATCATCCATTTTGACTGAAATGATAAAAGGTAAAACTGTTGAGGAGGCGCTAAAAATAACTAATGAGAGAATAGCAGAAGCTTTGGGTGGCTTACCTAAAGAGAAGGTCCATTGCTCAGTATTAGCAGAGGATGGTGTTAAGTCAGCAATTGAAGATTACCAGAAGAAATGCAAAATGCGAAGTGCAAAATAG
- the nadA gene encoding quinolinate synthase NadA codes for MDIKSEIIKLKEKNDAVLLVHNYQRAEIQEIADYIGDSLDLSRQAASVKCKIIVFCGVKFMAESAKILAPEKTVLIPRSDVSCPMADMVGVAELKELKAEHPDAIVVSYVNTNADVKAETDVCCTSANAVNVVKNVNAKKIIFVPDRNLASWVQRFTDKEIIPWNGFCYVHELIEPMFVKEAKEWHPDAKLIVHPECRRQVIDLADEVLSTNGMVKFAKNSGANKIIVGTEEGILYRLKKENPSKTFYTAGPARMCRSMKFITLFDVYLALKEERYKVEIPKPIREKAKISLDRMLEYI; via the coding sequence ATGGACATAAAAAGTGAAATAATAAAGTTAAAAGAAAAAAATGATGCTGTTTTACTTGTCCACAATTATCAGCGAGCCGAGATACAGGAGATTGCTGATTACATAGGGGACTCACTTGATCTGTCAAGACAGGCGGCAAGTGTAAAGTGTAAAATTATCGTCTTTTGTGGTGTCAAATTTATGGCTGAGAGTGCTAAAATACTTGCACCGGAGAAGACTGTCTTAATTCCGAGAAGTGATGTCAGCTGTCCTATGGCTGATATGGTAGGAGTAGCTGAACTAAAGGAACTTAAAGCAGAGCACCCAGATGCTATAGTAGTCTCGTATGTAAACACAAATGCAGATGTGAAGGCAGAGACTGATGTTTGTTGTACATCTGCTAATGCAGTTAATGTGGTTAAAAATGTTAATGCAAAAAAGATAATATTTGTCCCTGATAGGAATCTTGCAAGCTGGGTACAAAGGTTTACAGATAAAGAGATTATACCATGGAATGGCTTTTGTTATGTGCATGAGCTGATAGAACCTATGTTTGTTAAAGAGGCAAAAGAGTGGCATCCGGATGCAAAGCTTATTGTCCACCCAGAGTGTAGGAGACAAGTTATTGATTTAGCAGATGAGGTATTAAGTACTAATGGGATGGTTAAGTTTGCGAAGAATTCTGGTGCTAATAAGATTATAGTAGGGACTGAAGAAGGTATCCTTTATAGGTTAAAGAAAGAGAACCCGAGTAAAACATTTTATACAGCAGGACCTGCTCGTATGTGTCGCAGTATGAAGTTTATTACACTTTTTGATGTATATCTTGCACTGAAAGAGGAGAGGTATAAGGTGGAAATACCTAAGCCAATAAGAGAGAAAGCAAAGATATCACTTGATAGGATGTTAGAATATATTTAA
- a CDS encoding permease has translation MLTTIIMFGIAVVLTVFAYSRGVYIEGLKFSGKTFLGVLPLLIASFAVAGMVQVLIPKDIIAKWLGKEAGFKGIMIGWLIGFLIPLSPYALFPILASFYKIGASASCLVTLIAAWGMGTVSRLPLEISILGPKFVLIRVASTFILPPIAGLLAKTFFS, from the coding sequence ATGCTTACAACTATTATAATGTTTGGGATAGCTGTAGTTCTAACAGTATTTGCTTATTCTCGTGGCGTATATATTGAGGGACTTAAATTTAGTGGTAAAACTTTTCTTGGTGTTTTACCACTTCTCATTGCTTCATTTGCCGTTGCAGGAATGGTGCAGGTTTTGATTCCTAAAGATATTATTGCTAAATGGTTAGGTAAAGAAGCTGGCTTTAAGGGGATTATGATTGGGTGGTTGATTGGCTTTCTTATTCCTCTAAGTCCTTATGCACTATTCCCGATACTTGCTTCTTTTTATAAGATAGGGGCGAGTGCGTCCTGTCTTGTCACCCTTATAGCAGCATGGGGAATGGGGACTGTTAGTAGGCTGCCACTTGAAATAAGTATATTAGGACCTAAATTTGTGCTAATAAGGGTGGCATCTACATTCATTTTGCCACCAATAGCAGGGCTTTTAGCTAAGACTTTTTTCTCATAA
- the nifS gene encoding cysteine desulfurase NifS, producing the protein MAKFIYLDHNATTPTDPRVIDAMRPYFNELYSNPSSIYKFGSEAREAIEDARDKVAKLLCADSKEIVFTASGTEANNFAIKGIAYANKDKGNHIITSKIEHHAVINPCRWLERQGFNVSYVGVDKYGVVDLDELKAAITNKTILITIMHANNEVGTIEPIQEIAKFAKERGIYFHTDAVQTAGKIPIDVNKLGVDLLSLSGHKFYGPKGVGALYIKRGTKVDPLIHGGHHEFNRRAGTENVPGIVGLGKACEIAGSEMSEEDTRLKRLRDKLYNGIMNKIPDVILTGHPENRLSGTLSICVKYVEGESMLLNLDYEGISASSGSACTSGSLEPSHVLLSMGIPPQVAHSSLRFSLGRDNTDADIERVIDVFPGVVNRLREISPFGKPRP; encoded by the coding sequence ATGGCTAAGTTTATCTATCTTGACCATAATGCTACTACACCTACTGACCCAAGAGTGATTGATGCGATGCGTCCATATTTTAATGAGTTATACAGTAATCCATCAAGCATATATAAATTTGGAAGTGAGGCGCGTGAAGCCATTGAAGATGCAAGAGATAAAGTAGCTAAACTTTTATGTGCGGATTCAAAGGAAATTGTGTTCACAGCAAGTGGGACTGAAGCAAATAATTTTGCAATTAAAGGAATTGCTTATGCAAATAAGGATAAGGGCAATCATATAATTACATCAAAGATTGAGCATCATGCAGTAATTAACCCATGCAGGTGGCTTGAGCGGCAGGGATTTAATGTAAGTTATGTTGGTGTAGATAAATATGGGGTTGTTGATTTGGACGAACTCAAGGCTGCAATTACTAATAAAACAATTTTAATCACTATTATGCATGCTAACAACGAAGTCGGCACAATTGAGCCAATCCAGGAGATTGCAAAGTTTGCAAAAGAGCGTGGTATATATTTCCATACAGATGCAGTGCAGACAGCGGGTAAGATTCCTATAGATGTTAACAAGCTTGGTGTAGATTTACTTTCTTTATCAGGACACAAATTTTACGGTCCCAAAGGAGTAGGTGCACTTTATATTAAAAGAGGGACAAAGGTTGACCCACTCATCCATGGTGGTCATCATGAATTCAATCGTAGGGCTGGTACTGAAAATGTTCCAGGCATTGTAGGGCTAGGTAAAGCGTGTGAAATAGCAGGGAGTGAAATGAGCGAAGAAGATACGAGGCTTAAAAGATTAAGGGATAAGTTGTATAATGGTATAATGAATAAGATACCGGATGTTATTCTAACAGGACATCCAGAAAATAGGCTTAGTGGGACGCTATCAATTTGTGTAAAATATGTGGAGGGTGAATCTATGTTATTGAATTTGGATTATGAAGGTATATCTGCATCTTCAGGGTCTGCCTGTACTTCTGGGTCACTTGAGCCTTCCCATGTCCTACTATCTATGGGAATACCACCTCAAGTTGCACACTCATCTTTAAGATTCAGTCTTGGCAGAGATAATACAGATGCGGATATAGAGCGAGTGATTGATGTATTTCCTGGTGTTGTTAATAGGCTTAGAGAAATATCACCTTTTGGTAAACCCAGGCCATAA
- a CDS encoding Rrf2 family transcriptional regulator: protein MRISSKGRYGLRAMIELARLDLARQAKNGQGRGLINQAPTSVKSVSEKQCIPMAYLERIFHDLNIAGLVESVRGPGGGYKLKKPLKKIKVGDILYALEGPIKLSNCVPRGETSTGECDRINNCVARVVWNRLSKEFSKILNDMSLQDILDEYKQRGKDG, encoded by the coding sequence ATGAGGATTTCAAGTAAAGGTAGATATGGGCTACGGGCAATGATTGAGCTTGCCCGCCTTGACTTGGCGAGGCAAGCTAAAAATGGGCAAGGTAGGGGTTTGATTAATCAAGCCCCTACTTCGGTTAAGAGTGTATCTGAAAAACAGTGTATTCCTATGGCTTACTTGGAGAGAATTTTTCACGACCTTAATATAGCGGGATTGGTTGAATCTGTGCGAGGACCTGGTGGTGGGTATAAACTTAAAAAGCCACTTAAGAAAATAAAGGTAGGCGATATTTTATATGCACTTGAGGGTCCTATTAAGCTTTCAAACTGTGTGCCAAGAGGTGAAACCTCAACCGGAGAGTGTGATAGAATAAATAACTGTGTAGCAAGAGTTGTATGGAATAGGTTAAGTAAGGAATTTAGCAAGATTCTTAATGATATGAGCTTGCAAGATATTTTGGACGAATACAAACAGAGGGGGAAGGATGGCTAA